From the Solanum stenotomum isolate F172 chromosome 4, ASM1918654v1, whole genome shotgun sequence genome, one window contains:
- the LOC125861880 gene encoding uncharacterized protein LOC125861880, which translates to MGCSFSGLNALYDNANGGGDVWINENRFRILRQASFPNVFLVKELISDPNKIKDPSHVSDDGTYAMKKVLIQNNEQLELVKEEIRVSSLFSHPNLLPLLDHAIISVKASQDQSRKQEAYLLFPAHLDGTLLDSMKTMQAKQEFFSTLEVLQIFHQLCAGLKHMHNFDPPYAHNDVKPRNVLLTHRKGQAPLAKLMDFGNARPARRQIRSRSEALQLQEWASEHISAPFRAPELWDCSSQCDIDERTDIWSLGCTLFAIMYGVSPFEYALEESDESPQLAIVNAQIKWPTEPNAQYPNDLNQFVTWMLQPQATVRPRIDDIVIHVDKLISKYSPLK; encoded by the exons ATGGGATGCTCGTTCTCGGGACTCAATGCTTTGTATGACAACGCCAATGGCGGAGGAGATGTTTGGATCAATGAGAATCGCTTCAGGATCCTTCGTCAAGCCAGTTTTCCCAATGTCTTCCTTGTCAAGGAGCTCATTTCTGACCCCAACAAAATTAAGGACCCTTCTCATGTCTCTG ATGATGGAACTTATGCAATGAAGAAAGTTCTTATTCAAAACAATGAACAGTTAGAGTTGGTGAAAGAGGAGATCCGCGTTTCGTCTCTGTTTAGCCATCCCAATCTGCTTCCTCTCTTGGATCATGCCATCATTTCGGTCAAG GCCTCACAAGACCAGTCTAGGAAGCAGGAAGCTTACTTGTTATTTCCAGCCCATTTGGATGGGACATTACTGGATAGTATGAAAACCATGCAAGCAAAACAGGAGTTCTTTTCCACTTTGGAGGTGCTTCAAATATTTCATCAG CTTTGTGCAGGTCTCAAGCATATGCATAACTTTGATCCTCCGTATGCACATAATGATGTCAAACCTCGTAATGTCCTTTTAACACATCGAAAAGGACAGGCACCTCTTGCAAAATTAATGGATTTTGGAAATGCGCGTCCTGCAAGAAGGCAAATTCGCTCTCGTTCAGAGGCTCTACAGTTGCAG GAATGGGCATCTGAGCATATTTCAGCACCTTTCCGTGCACCTGAATTGTGGGACTGCTCAAGTCAATGTGATATTGATGAAAGAACTGATATCTGGTCATTAGGTTGTACATTATTTGCTATAAT GTATGGTGTATCTCCATTCGAGTATGCACTTGAGGAATCTGATGAAAGTCCACAATTGGCTATTGTAAATGCACAAATAAAGTGGCCAACTGAGCCTAATGCTCAATATCCAAACGACCTTAATCAGTTTGTGACATGGATGCTTCAGCCTCAAGCAACAGTCCGACCCCGCATAGATGATATCGTAATTCATGTTGACAAGTTGATCTCAAAGTATTCCCCATTAAAGTAA